The following proteins come from a genomic window of Thiothrix winogradskyi:
- a CDS encoding class I SAM-dependent methyltransferase, with protein sequence MDAAQKMDQQYRYQRYVYDWSRKYYLLGRDALLAEIPLQPGETVLEIGCGTGRNLTKLAYRQPQAKLYGMDASAMMLDTARDNLRNTLYAQQITLQQGLAGQVDHTTFGLEKPFDHILFSYVLSMIPGWQDALEHALSILKPGGCLHVVDFSDQQTMPAWFRKLLLRWLDWFNVHPDPAVPAYLEQMAARHHDQLRIRHLSGRYAMLAHYQKGGIPNDHQPELPQISQYLDF encoded by the coding sequence ATGGATGCCGCACAAAAAATGGATCAGCAGTACCGTTACCAGCGGTACGTTTACGACTGGTCGCGCAAGTATTATTTACTGGGGCGCGATGCCTTGCTGGCGGAAATTCCGTTGCAGCCGGGCGAAACTGTGCTGGAAATCGGCTGCGGCACGGGGCGTAATTTAACCAAGCTGGCTTACCGGCAACCGCAAGCCAAACTCTACGGCATGGATGCGTCCGCAATGATGCTGGATACTGCCCGTGACAATTTGCGTAACACCTTGTATGCGCAACAAATTACCTTGCAGCAAGGCTTGGCGGGGCAGGTCGATCACACCACCTTCGGGCTGGAGAAACCGTTTGATCACATTCTGTTTTCGTATGTGCTGTCGATGATCCCCGGTTGGCAGGATGCGCTGGAACATGCCTTGAGCATCCTCAAACCCGGTGGTTGTTTGCATGTGGTGGATTTTTCCGACCAGCAAACCATGCCCGCATGGTTTCGCAAGCTGCTGTTGCGGTGGCTGGATTGGTTCAATGTCCACCCTGATCCGGCAGTCCCGGCGTATTTGGAGCAAATGGCAGCCCGTCATCACGACCAATTGCGTATCCGCCACCTGAGTGGGCGTTACGCGATGCTTGCGCATTACCAGAAAGGGGGGATTCCCAATGACCATCAACCAGAACTTCCGCAAATATCGCAGTATCTGGATTTCTGA
- a CDS encoding UDP-2,3-diacylglucosamine diphosphatase — MTINQNFRKYRSIWISDTHLGSRGCKAEFLLDFLQHNHADHLYLVGDIIDGWALRKRWYWDTFHDQILHLLFERAQRGTQVTYVSGNHDEFLRPFIHHRVTAISLEDEVVHTTADGRKFLVLHGDQFDGVMQFARWLAILGDWIYERLLVVNNVYNRLRRRMGYPYWSLSAYLKHKTKSAVNFISAFEETLAKEAKKRQLDGIICGHIHHAEIRDIDGVLYCNDGDWVESCTALVEEWDGSLHVVRWVESKSLIPVLN, encoded by the coding sequence ATGACCATCAACCAGAACTTCCGCAAATATCGCAGTATCTGGATTTCTGATACGCACCTCGGTTCACGCGGGTGCAAAGCCGAGTTTTTGCTCGATTTCCTGCAACACAATCATGCCGATCATTTGTATTTGGTTGGCGATATTATCGACGGCTGGGCATTACGCAAACGCTGGTATTGGGATACGTTCCACGATCAGATTTTGCACTTGCTGTTTGAACGGGCGCAACGCGGCACGCAAGTGACCTACGTCAGCGGCAACCACGATGAATTTTTGCGTCCGTTTATCCATCACCGCGTTACGGCGATCAGTTTGGAAGACGAAGTGGTGCATACCACGGCAGATGGGCGTAAATTTTTGGTGCTGCACGGCGACCAATTTGATGGCGTGATGCAATTTGCGCGGTGGCTGGCAATCTTGGGGGATTGGATTTACGAGCGTTTGCTGGTGGTGAACAATGTCTACAACCGTTTGCGGCGGCGCATGGGTTATCCGTATTGGTCACTTTCGGCTTATCTCAAGCACAAAACCAAGTCAGCGGTGAATTTCATCTCGGCATTCGAGGAAACGCTGGCAAAAGAGGCGAAGAAGCGTCAGTTGGATGGGATTATTTGCGGGCATATTCACCATGCTGAAATCCGCGATATTGACGGGGTGTTGTATTGCAACGATGGCGATTGGGTGGAAAGTTGCACCGCGCTGGTGGAAGAGTGGGATGGCAGCCTGCATGTGGTGCGCTGGGTAGAAAGTAAAAGCTTAATCCCCGTTTTGAACTAG